A window from Cydia strobilella chromosome 9, ilCydStro3.1, whole genome shotgun sequence encodes these proteins:
- the LOC134744240 gene encoding ribosomal L1 domain-containing protein CG13096-like isoform X2, whose amino-acid sequence MVSIKQASVKKTKRDKIQTPTKIEKKKATEVVKKPAKKILKENVKEIEKAVTPVKASEAVKSSKKSKYVMPSKYITEELVVKCLSALQQLSENYKNKNTLLEDETVIFAEIHCMKIQNTSANIKLVLPHSTAASTGEVCLITPDLKKGRKIDHEPTVDHWEEILRQAGVTQVKTVLPVRQLKVEYDQFELKRRLMTQHDFIMVDTRVQSHVSHMLGKMFFKKHNMLIPVRINEKGDLKKQIDVGLRTVMLRLPEGTTSVVNIGHTGMSQKALKENILSLVDQLKVRYPGGEPNIRAVNIKLPTSMSLPLYLSLRSSNAVNTPKLKQKKPKNFSILEDELTTLHDGVVRVAPDGTVKVRREQINKKNTR is encoded by the exons atggtGTCAATAAAGCAAGcttctgtaaaaaaaactaagcgaGATAAGATACAAACACCTACCAAGATAGAAAAGAAAAAGGCCACAGAAGTAGTTAAGAAACCAGCcaagaaaatattaaaagaaaatgttAAGGAAATTGAAAAAGCAGTGACTCCAGTCAAAGCATCAGAGGCAGTAAAAAGTAGTAAGAAAAGCAAATATGTCATGccttcaaaatatattacagAAGAACTTGTGGTCAAGTGCCTATCTGCTCTTCAGCAATTATCTGAGAACTACAAGAATAAAAATACTCTGCTGGAAGATGAGACTGTAATATTTGCGGAAATACATTGCATGAAGATCCAGAACACTTCTGCGAATATAAAGCt GGTACTCCCACACAGTACTGCAGCTTCAACGGGAGAAGTTTGTTTGATTACACCAGACCTTAAGAAAGGCAGGAAGATAGACCATGAACCTACAGTTGATCACTGGGAAGAGATCCTAAGGCAAGCTGGAGTTACACAA GTTAAAACAGTGCTGCCTGTGAGACAACTAAAAGTGGAATATGACCAGTTTGAACTCAAAAGACGATTGATGACCCAGCATGACTTCATTATGGTGGACACAAGAGTTCAAAGCCACGTTTCTCATATGCTCGGGAAAATGTTTTTCAAGAAACACAACATGTTGATTCCTGTGAGAATAAATGAGAAGGGAGATCTTAAGAAACAAATTGATGTTGGTCTGCGCACTGTAATGCTGCGGCTGCCTGAAGGGACTACCTCAGTAGTTAATATAGGCCATACAGGAATGTCCCAAAAAGCTTTAAAGGAAAATATATTGTCCTTGGTGGATCAGTTGAAAGTTAGATACCCTGGAGGAGAACCTAATATCAGAGCCGTTAATATTAAATTGCCAACATCAATGTCTCTTCCACTTTATCTTTCCCTGA GGTCATCAAATGCAGTTAATACTCCAAAGCTAAAACAGAAGAAGCCCAAAAACTTCTCCATATTGGAAGATGAGTTGACAACACTTCATGATGGTGTTGTGAGAGTGGCTCCAGATGGCACAGTTAAAGTCAGAAGAGAAcagataaacaaaaaaaatacaaggtaA
- the LOC134744230 gene encoding nibrin: protein MWCLISQIDSRLIYIVVEGNNVTVGRTLDSQCGSFAVIEDASISRKHACLSIIQENLYLQDLGSRYGTFLNQTSERLGVTSKVQIKHNDIVRFGKLNSVWTVQEIKYVTCTSTLKGENLQSLRIVLGKMGASLKSEWDDTCTYLTMPAITLTIKVVLALAQGSYIVTPQFWNDVLHAVTNSTTLPNPKNFTPQVIESTINKEDVMFLPDERRSKLFTGKKFIFFSRRQLEMYKLVLLKSSATPLLLSESKMTKSMLVGPDVVVIQYNIGNTSQESQAQRNLLNDIINYLNSKGKRAVADAEIGLAILYCSIDKYCNPEFSFTSEVFKQPTTSNNKMMEILAQDTQETQRLQCKKENVMINESLTPKHNSFNTSTMVNTDNVSAKRKLTEDISDNIMNLNKKVATTMHQSMNADGAKRKLTDEEALGNQNKKMALDTSESNDDAFNFINPTADSEKSTKATEKKLNFFKPARKNLHSAENDDDLFNFVQDTTKSSNSKQLSIKKMFETRTQTSKETPQTSSSTAAQNNNALKKEESDEEDLHSRMNDLDLGSTIVMIRRDLIVKKELLKIEDQTDQGKNFKKFKKVWPVKMQVTIIPKSSMSIIKPEGFDVNEISSLTTSDTE from the coding sequence atgtgGTGTTTAATATCTCAGATTGATTCTAGACTGATATATATTGTAGTTGAAGGCAACAATGTAACAGTAGGCAGAACTTTGGATTCTCAATGTGGAAGTTTTGCAGTTATTGAAGACGCCTCGATAAGTAGAAAACATGCATGTCTGTCAATAATTCAGGAGAATTTATACTTACAAGACTTGGGTTCTCGGTATGGGACCTTCTTGAATCAAACCAGTGAAAGACTAGGAGTGACTTCCAAGGTGCAGATTAAGCACAACGATATAGTAAGATTTGGAAAACTCAATAGTGTTTGGACAGTTCAGGAAATCAAATATGTGACATGCACTTCAACTTTGAAGGGCGAGAATCTTCAGAGTTTAAGAATAGTGCTTGGAAAAATGGGTGCTTCATTAAAGAGTGAGTGGGATGACACATGTACATATCTAACTATGCCAGCTATAACATTAACAATAAAAGTTGTTCTAGCATTAGCACAGGGCTCTTATATAGTTACACCTCAATTTTGGAATGATGTCTTACATGCTGTTACAAATAGCACAACATTGCCAAACCCAAAAAACTTCACCCCGCAAGTCATAGAATCAACTATCAACAAAGAAGATGTTATGTTTCTTCCTGATGAGAGAAGGAGCAAATTATTCACtggcaaaaaattcattttctTTTCAAGAAGACAACTCGAAATGTATAAACTGGTTTTACTTAAGAGCTCTGCTACTCCCTTATTATTAAGTGAATCCAAGATGACAAAGTCTATGCTTGTCGGCCCTGACGTTGTTGTAATTCAATACAACATTGGTAACACCTCTCAAGAATCACAAGCACAAAGGAATCTGTTAAATGATATCATTAACTATCTCAACAGCAAAGGGAAAAGGGCTGTTGCTGATGCCGAAATTGGCCTGGCCATATTGTATTGTTCTATCGACAAATATTGCAATCCAGAGTTTAGCTTCACTTCTGAAGTCTTTAAGCAGCCAACAACTTCTAACAATAAAATGATGGAAATTCTTGCACAAGACACACAGGAAACGCAAAGATTGCAGTGCAAGAAAGAAAATGTCATGATAAATGAAAGTTTAACACCAAAACACAACAGTTTTAACACATCTACTATGGTGAACACTGACAATGTTAGTGCCAAAAGAAAATTAACTGAAGATATCTCTGATAACattatgaatttaaataaaaaggtGGCAACTACTATGCACCAGTCAATGAATGCTGATGGTGCTAAAAGAAAGTTGACTGATGAGGAAGCACTTGGTaatcaaaataagaaaatggCGTTAGACACTAGTGAATCTAATGATGATGCCTTCAATTTTATCAATCCAACAGCTGATTCGGAAAAGTCTACTAAGGCAACTgagaaaaaacttaatttctTCAAACCAGCCAGAAAAAATTTACACTCTGctgaaaatgatgatgatttgtTCAACTTTGTTCAGGATACAACTAAAAGTTCTAATTCCAAGCAACTGTCTATAAAGAAAATGTTTGAAACGAGAACTCAAACCAGTAAAGAGACACCTCAAACAAGCTCTTCAACTGCAGCACAAAACAACAATGCTCTAAAAAAAGAGGAATCTGATGAGGAAGACCTGCACAGCCGAATGAATGACTTAGATCTAGGGTCCACTATAGTAATGATCAGACGGGACTTAATAGTCAAGAAAGAATTACTAAAAATTGAGGACCAAACTGACCAAGGAAAGAATTTCAAAAAGTTCAAGAAAGTGTGGCCTGTTAAAATGCAGGTTACAATCATACCTAAATCATCAATGAGCATCATTAAACCTGAAGGTTTTGATGTCAATGAAATAAGTAGTTTGACTACAAGTGATACTGAATGA
- the LOC134744240 gene encoding ribosomal L1 domain-containing protein CG13096-like isoform X1 encodes MVSIKQASVKKTKRDKIQTPTKIEKKKATEVVKKPAKKILKENVKEIEKAVTPVKASEAVKSSKKSKYVMPSKYITEELVVKCLSALQQLSENYKNKNTLLEDETVIFAEIHCMKIQNTSANIKLVLPHSTAASTGEVCLITPDLKKGRKIDHEPTVDHWEEILRQAGVTQVKTVLPVRQLKVEYDQFELKRRLMTQHDFIMVDTRVQSHVSHMLGKMFFKKHNMLIPVRINEKGDLKKQIDVGLRTVMLRLPEGTTSVVNIGHTGMSQKALKENILSLVDQLKVRYPGGEPNIRAVNIKLPTSMSLPLYLSLRSSNAVNTPKLKQKKPKNFSILEDELTTLHDGVVRVAPDGTVKVRREQINKKNTSDTEEEAEDVEEMEEDEGEKEEEEELAEDSD; translated from the exons atggtGTCAATAAAGCAAGcttctgtaaaaaaaactaagcgaGATAAGATACAAACACCTACCAAGATAGAAAAGAAAAAGGCCACAGAAGTAGTTAAGAAACCAGCcaagaaaatattaaaagaaaatgttAAGGAAATTGAAAAAGCAGTGACTCCAGTCAAAGCATCAGAGGCAGTAAAAAGTAGTAAGAAAAGCAAATATGTCATGccttcaaaatatattacagAAGAACTTGTGGTCAAGTGCCTATCTGCTCTTCAGCAATTATCTGAGAACTACAAGAATAAAAATACTCTGCTGGAAGATGAGACTGTAATATTTGCGGAAATACATTGCATGAAGATCCAGAACACTTCTGCGAATATAAAGCt GGTACTCCCACACAGTACTGCAGCTTCAACGGGAGAAGTTTGTTTGATTACACCAGACCTTAAGAAAGGCAGGAAGATAGACCATGAACCTACAGTTGATCACTGGGAAGAGATCCTAAGGCAAGCTGGAGTTACACAA GTTAAAACAGTGCTGCCTGTGAGACAACTAAAAGTGGAATATGACCAGTTTGAACTCAAAAGACGATTGATGACCCAGCATGACTTCATTATGGTGGACACAAGAGTTCAAAGCCACGTTTCTCATATGCTCGGGAAAATGTTTTTCAAGAAACACAACATGTTGATTCCTGTGAGAATAAATGAGAAGGGAGATCTTAAGAAACAAATTGATGTTGGTCTGCGCACTGTAATGCTGCGGCTGCCTGAAGGGACTACCTCAGTAGTTAATATAGGCCATACAGGAATGTCCCAAAAAGCTTTAAAGGAAAATATATTGTCCTTGGTGGATCAGTTGAAAGTTAGATACCCTGGAGGAGAACCTAATATCAGAGCCGTTAATATTAAATTGCCAACATCAATGTCTCTTCCACTTTATCTTTCCCTGA GGTCATCAAATGCAGTTAATACTCCAAAGCTAAAACAGAAGAAGCCCAAAAACTTCTCCATATTGGAAGATGAGTTGACAACACTTCATGATGGTGTTGTGAGAGTGGCTCCAGATGGCACAGTTAAAGTCAGAAGAGAAcagataaacaaaaaaaatacaag TGACACAGAAGAAGAAGCAGAGGATGTAGAAGAAATGGAGGAAGATGAGGGAGAAAAAGAAGAGGAAGAAGAACTGGCGGAAGATTCAGACTAg